The sequence below is a genomic window from Proteus vulgaris.
GTACTTCCAATACAAATAGCACAAGTGACTCAAAATCAAGACACGTTAGATATTCATTTTTCTCTAAACCAATTACAGTCGCTATCCACAGTTGGCTTAGAGAAACTGTGTATTTATCTTAATGGTCTTTCCTATACAACGACTCAGTTATTTTATTTATTAAATAGCAAAGTTAAAAAAGCAAAAATAACAACGGCTCAGCGTCAATTTACCTTAGAGAATTTTGCGGTTGAACCGATTGGTTTTCATGCGGAAGACTCTCTTTTGCCTTATCCGAAAAACAGTTATGAAGGATATCGCTTATTGCAGGAATATTTTTGTTTTCCTGAAGCTTTTATGTCTTTATCCATTCAAGGATTAGATAACATCCCTCCTGCTTTGGTTTCTGATACTTTTACATTATCAATTCAATTTGACAGTGATATTCCAGAAGCCATGCTAATCACGGAAGATTGCATAAAGATAAATTGCGTACCCGCTGTTAATTTATTTGGATCAGAAAGTGAAGCGATAAATTTAACGGGAAAAGAAACAGAATATGTTTTAAATAAAAGCCATAAAAAACAAGATTGTTATGATATTTTTTCGATAAATACGGTCCAAGGTTTGCGCTATATTCCGAATCAGCGTTCTTATATTACACGATACACAGCTTTTGAGAGTTTTCATCATCAAAATAATCAAGATAATCCCGAAAGAACGGGTTATTACCGTTTAAAAATAGCACATCATAAATCAAATTATGGTTATCAACACACCTTGTCATTTGTGCGAAACAATGAAGCTGATTTACTAAATTGTGAAGAAAGCATTTCAGTATCAATGAACTGTACTAATCGTACATTAGCTTCTTCATTGTCTTCTCATTCGATAAAGCTTGATGAGAACAACGTTATTTCAGGGGTGTTATCTGCTAGTAATATTATTAAGCCAACAAAAGCACTTTATCCTTTATTAGGAAATACGTTGTATTGGTCAGAACTCACTAATTTATCTATTAATTATCAATCTCTATTGAGCTTAACCGCACTCAAACAAATCTTACAGCTATATGATTTTAAAGCGACGTTTCATCAGCAATCAGCTCGTCAATCTCAAAAATGCCTCGATGCAATCACAAATTTAAAAACAGAGTCTATCGAGTATTTATATAAAGGCTTACTAGTAAGAGGTGTGAAAACAACATTATCGATACATCAAAATGCCTTTATTTCAGAAGGAGCGATGTATCTATTTTGTTCTGTATTAGCACAATTTTTCACCCTTTATACCAGCGTTAATATGTTTCACGAATTGGAAGTTATTAATTTAGATAATAAGGAAATTTATCTTTGGCCAGCGAAAATAAACCAGCAAATACTCAAATAACAGATATTGAGAAAATACAAAGCTGGCTAAATAAAAAAGCGGGCAAATCTGTTACTGAATACAGCTTCTATCAATTAGTTGAGTTGCTTAATAAACTGCATTCTCAAAAAACAGCATTGAATAATGAAAGCGTTATTCAGTTTAGATCAAGCGCTAATACCGCGTTTCCAACTCGTGATGTCGTTTCATTACGCCAAGATGAACAAGGTCAATTTGATCTTGAAGTCTCTTTTTTGGGTTTACATGGTAGCCAATCGCCATTGCCGGGTTATTACCTTGATCATTTCGCGTGGGAAGAAGCTCAACAAGCCAATCAATTAACGGATTATCTTAATTTATTTAATCACCGCTTAGTGACTTTACTCCATCGTATATGGCGTAAATATCGCTATTACATCTGTTTCGAAGATGGTGGCCACGACGCATTTTCTCGTCATATGTTCTCTTTGGTAGGGCTAGGAAGTGAAGCCAATCGTGGCATGATGAACATCAACCACAGCAAAATGCTGGCTTATGCTGGATTGCTTGCCAGTCCGAGTCGCTCTCCCGATGTTATTTGTAGCTTAATTTCTCACTGTTTTGATTTAGAAAAAGTTGAATTGATCGGATGGGAAATACGCAAAGTACCTATCCCTGAAGATCAACAAAACCGTTTAGGGATTATTGCTCGTCATTCCGGACAGAAATCTCGCCCCAAAATGGTTTTAGGTGAGAATTTTAATATTGGCTCTCATATCTATGATTGCAATGGTAAATGCACGATTGAAATCAGTGAATTACCACTCGATCGCTATATGTCGTTTCTTCCCAATGGCAAGGACTTTTTGTCACTTATTACTTTTGTTTCTTACATCATGCATGAACAACTTGCATGGGATTTACGCCTGCGTATCGCCGACAAACAGGCATATGGGATCTGCTTAGGTAAAGAACAACACAATCAATTAGGTTGGCAAAGTTTTCTCGGAAAACCAGAAGCCAATCCTAGTGTGACAATGACTATTTTGGAATAATATTTATGGATAATTATTTACCCACAATCTCTTTTCGCTTAATAAATAGTGAGTTGCTTGAAAGTGGCTATGTACCAAATAGTCAATTCACGCAACTTGGTGGCACGATTGGTAGCAGTAAACAATCACACTGGGTAATACAAGATACTCAATCATCTATTGCATCTACACAGTGCGCTATCGCTTGGCAAGATAAACAATTTTGTTTAAAAACACTGGCTGAGCCTGTTTATATTAACAACGCCCTGATCCCCATTCATATTGGGGCGGTCTGTTTATCTCAAAATGATCAGATCAAAATTGGGCAACTTGTTTTATCCGTTAATATCAATTTAACGCAAAACAATAAGCCTGATCTTATGGCGATGACACCACAATCGTTGATCGAGACTGATGATAATCCGCTCGATCCCCTGCTACAAAAAAATTCCCCTTCGGTTCATAAAACAGAAAGCCATATTATGCCTTTAGCTCCGACAGTTTCAGGCTCAATGACACATGATCCATTAAAAGCCCTTGAAAGCGAAAGCTTAGAGCTTATTCAAGGCTCATCATCTAACACACATCACTACGCTCTTTCTTCGCCTCGTTCAGATAACCAGGGAGATCTCATGGTTCAGGAATTTATGGATTTGCCAGAAATAACGTCTCAAGATAATGAAACAAATGCAGACGTAGACTATGTCGCAATTAATCCATTAATGAAAGGGCTAGGCGTACACCTTAACTTACAAAATTCACAGCAAGCAAATGATTTTCTTATTGAATTAGGAAAAACGACGCAATCTGCAATAAAAGGTTTGTTGGCATTACAACAGCAGGAAAATTTACAAGATAAACAACTGCGCCCAATTGAAGATAATCCGCTTCGTTTAAATAATGAATATGACAGTGTTATGCGTTTAATGTTTACCGATGAACGTAGCCCTGTACATTTATCTGCGCCTTCGGCTGTCGCAGAAAGCTTACATAATGTGCAATTACATTATTATGCTAATCAAGAAGCCATTTCCGCTGCATTAACCACACTATTAGAAGCATTCTCGCCAGAGCATTTATTAAAACGCTTTTCCCATTATCGTCGTAGTTACGACAATACTCCAAGTGATAGCGCTTGGGCTTGGGATATGTATACCAATTATTACAACGAGTTAGCATCATCTCGCCAACAAGGTTTTGAGAAACTGTTTTATGAGGTCTATACCCACGCTTATGACCGAGCCTTAAGAAAAGGGCTCGATGAGGTGTGATATGTCGATAAAAACATTCATGGCTTATCTCTTTTTTATTTTTGTAGCCACCCAATTAAGTGGGTGCAGTGGCCCTATTGAAGCCATGTCAAAAATAGGCAAAGTCATATGGGACCCATCAACGCCCGTGGGTAAAGAAAAAGAGCAATCCTCGGTTGTCTCATTCACATTATTAGCTGAGCCTGAAATCAATCCTAATCATCAAGGAGAAGCAACACCGGTTCAATTACAAATTGTTTATATGAATGAAGATTCGATCTTTGCCTCTTTAGATCAAGACCAAATTATTGAAGAAGATTGCGATCTGAAAAAACTATTAAAGAGAAATTATATCGATCATCAAGATTACACCCTTTTACCTGATCAATATAAGCCGCTCGATCCCATTGAGTTGGATAAAAAGAATAAGTATATCGGGATCATTGCCTATTACTCTGACGTCAATGTTACTCAATGGAAGAAAATATTAAAAATCAATGGGATTGGTCATTATTACAATCTGCTAGTCCATATCAAAGAAAATGAAATTGAATTTAGAAAAGAAGAGGATCAATAACAATGTCGACAAAAAATAAAGTGATATGGCATGAAGGGTTGTTTATTAAGCCTCAGCATTTTCAGCAACAGCAACGTTATCAAGACTATATTATTGAAACGCTGATAAAAACTTATCACGCTCATTACTATGGTTTAAGCCAATTGACGCTAAATACTGAATTATTAAGCCTTGGTCGTATTGGTCTTAAAGAAGCTTCTGGCATTATGCCTGACGGCACGCTGTTTTCTATTCCACAGCAAGATAATCTTCCTTCACCTATTGATATTTCACAAATTAATGAAGGCAGTGACAATGTGGTCTATTTGGCATTGCCGTTACAAAACAACACAGTCAGTGAAATCTCTCATTCCCATAATGGTAATCATTTATTAGCTCGTTATAGCGATGTATTAACACAAGTACGTGATTTGCATACTGAGAATGGAGATATCAGTCAGCTTAATATTGCAAAGCTTAATCCTATTTTAAAATTAGGAAAAACAGAGCTAGACGCTTATGTGATGTTGCCAATTTGCAAAATAAGAGAGATCAGCGCTGATGGTAGTTTAATTCTCGATAAAAACTATATTCCTACCTGTTTAAATTCAAGAATTTGCCCTATTTTAGCTGAGTTTTTAGCTGAAGTTGAAGGTGCCTTATTTGAGCGAGGACGCCAAATAGCAGAGCGTATAGGCTCCCCCGGTCAACAAGGTATTGCCGATGTTGCTGAATTTATGATGTTACAGCTACTTAATCGTGCTTATCCTCAGTTTTCACATTTATCTAAGCAGACAGTGGTTCACCCAGAGCAACTCTTTAAAGAGCTACTTCAATTTAATGGTGAAATTCAAACCTTTACTAATGGCTCTCGTTTGCCTGATAAATTACCGATTTATCGACACTATGACTTGGCATCGGGCTTTTTACCTCTAATTAAATCTATTCGACAAGCGCTAAGTGTGGTTCTCACACCAAGAGCGGTGCCAATTCCATTGCAAAAACAAGAACATGGTATTCGTGTTGCGACAATTCATGACAGACAACTTCTGCAAAGTGCTGAATTTATTATTGCGGTACGCGCTCAGTTACCTCAAGAGCAATTGCGTCGCCAATTCGCGCAACAGGCAAAAGTCACTTCAGTGAATCAAATTCGTGATTTAGTCAGTGTTCAAATGCCTGGTGTTGGCTTCATTCCGTTATCAACCGCTCCTCGTCAATTGCCATATCACTCAGGCTATACCTATTTCCGCTTAGATCCTCAAGGTGAATCATGGGCTGATATACAGAAACACGGAAATATTGCATTCCACGTATCAGGACAATTCCCTGAACTTGATATTCAACTTTGGGCAATAAGAAGTGGAACTCAACATGAGTGATTTATCATTAATACAAGAACTTACTGAAAAAAAAGTGAGCCATAAATCATATCAATTGCCATTACGCGGTAACAACATCAATCCAATGATTGATGTCGCGACACCGTTGCTGGGTATGGTGATCAGAATGAAATCAATGTCAGCAACTCCGCTAT
It includes:
- the tssF gene encoding type VI secretion system baseplate subunit TssF, whose amino-acid sequence is MSSNHYFNNELSYLDKLEQYVATEKPQLINQISERVRDPDAARLLDGIAYLSGNLREQIDRQFPELTNSLVNMLWPAYARPFPSMTAIEYRTEATQKCAIKIAKGQPFVSRPLYIQNELAENDEDNWHKCQFTQCRDLWVLPIQIAQVTQNQDTLDIHFSLNQLQSLSTVGLEKLCIYLNGLSYTTTQLFYLLNSKVKKAKITTAQRQFTLENFAVEPIGFHAEDSLLPYPKNSYEGYRLLQEYFCFPEAFMSLSIQGLDNIPPALVSDTFTLSIQFDSDIPEAMLITEDCIKINCVPAVNLFGSESEAINLTGKETEYVLNKSHKKQDCYDIFSINTVQGLRYIPNQRSYITRYTAFESFHHQNNQDNPERTGYYRLKIAHHKSNYGYQHTLSFVRNNEADLLNCEESISVSMNCTNRTLASSLSSHSIKLDENNVISGVLSASNIIKPTKALYPLLGNTLYWSELTNLSINYQSLLSLTALKQILQLYDFKATFHQQSARQSQKCLDAITNLKTESIEYLYKGLLVRGVKTTLSIHQNAFISEGAMYLFCSVLAQFFTLYTSVNMFHELEVINLDNKEIYLWPAKINQQILK
- the tssG gene encoding type VI secretion system baseplate subunit TssG, with product MASENKPANTQITDIEKIQSWLNKKAGKSVTEYSFYQLVELLNKLHSQKTALNNESVIQFRSSANTAFPTRDVVSLRQDEQGQFDLEVSFLGLHGSQSPLPGYYLDHFAWEEAQQANQLTDYLNLFNHRLVTLLHRIWRKYRYYICFEDGGHDAFSRHMFSLVGLGSEANRGMMNINHSKMLAYAGLLASPSRSPDVICSLISHCFDLEKVELIGWEIRKVPIPEDQQNRLGIIARHSGQKSRPKMVLGENFNIGSHIYDCNGKCTIEISELPLDRYMSFLPNGKDFLSLITFVSYIMHEQLAWDLRLRIADKQAYGICLGKEQHNQLGWQSFLGKPEANPSVTMTILE
- the tagH gene encoding type VI secretion system-associated FHA domain protein TagH, encoding MDNYLPTISFRLINSELLESGYVPNSQFTQLGGTIGSSKQSHWVIQDTQSSIASTQCAIAWQDKQFCLKTLAEPVYINNALIPIHIGAVCLSQNDQIKIGQLVLSVNINLTQNNKPDLMAMTPQSLIETDDNPLDPLLQKNSPSVHKTESHIMPLAPTVSGSMTHDPLKALESESLELIQGSSSNTHHYALSSPRSDNQGDLMVQEFMDLPEITSQDNETNADVDYVAINPLMKGLGVHLNLQNSQQANDFLIELGKTTQSAIKGLLALQQQENLQDKQLRPIEDNPLRLNNEYDSVMRLMFTDERSPVHLSAPSAVAESLHNVQLHYYANQEAISAALTTLLEAFSPEHLLKRFSHYRRSYDNTPSDSAWAWDMYTNYYNELASSRQQGFEKLFYEVYTHAYDRALRKGLDEV
- the tssJ gene encoding type VI secretion system lipoprotein TssJ, encoding MSIKTFMAYLFFIFVATQLSGCSGPIEAMSKIGKVIWDPSTPVGKEKEQSSVVSFTLLAEPEINPNHQGEATPVQLQIVYMNEDSIFASLDQDQIIEEDCDLKKLLKRNYIDHQDYTLLPDQYKPLDPIELDKKNKYIGIIAYYSDVNVTQWKKILKINGIGHYYNLLVHIKENEIEFRKEEDQ
- the tssK gene encoding type VI secretion system baseplate subunit TssK — translated: MSTKNKVIWHEGLFIKPQHFQQQQRYQDYIIETLIKTYHAHYYGLSQLTLNTELLSLGRIGLKEASGIMPDGTLFSIPQQDNLPSPIDISQINEGSDNVVYLALPLQNNTVSEISHSHNGNHLLARYSDVLTQVRDLHTENGDISQLNIAKLNPILKLGKTELDAYVMLPICKIREISADGSLILDKNYIPTCLNSRICPILAEFLAEVEGALFERGRQIAERIGSPGQQGIADVAEFMMLQLLNRAYPQFSHLSKQTVVHPEQLFKELLQFNGEIQTFTNGSRLPDKLPIYRHYDLASGFLPLIKSIRQALSVVLTPRAVPIPLQKQEHGIRVATIHDRQLLQSAEFIIAVRAQLPQEQLRRQFAQQAKVTSVNQIRDLVSVQMPGVGFIPLSTAPRQLPYHSGYTYFRLDPQGESWADIQKHGNIAFHVSGQFPELDIQLWAIRSGTQHE